A single genomic interval of Streptomyces graminofaciens harbors:
- a CDS encoding ComEC/Rec2 family competence protein yields MHAASASRLGVANPRQEGPTDLRLVPPALAAWGTAALMLDASTGWTAGVATVCLVTGGALLMTRRRSRTRSVWTQVSVAAMLLCIAAAAASAGLHGADLRRGPVPVLARHYAHVTADIELTADPRLTRPRIKGNHAAPSAVVVEAEVRRVRGPDGRTTATRTPVLVIVDVSSGRGRRSGPPSAPGREAQAPPDERARSPWLSLLPSTRVRVAAQAVPALAGGDRVAAVLRVRGGGPPEVVEEPSAAQRLAGRLRAGLREATDELEPDARALLPGFVVGDTSRVPAELDEAFKATDLTHLLAVSGANFTILLALFIGPPGLAQRAERRGLAPRLGISLRVTALVGGALTIGFVIVCRPDPSVVRAAACGSIALLAIATGRRRSLIPALATAVLLLVLYDPWLARSYGFLLSVLATGALLTLAPRWSAALQRRRVPPRPAEALAAAGAAQAVCAPVVAVLSAHVSLVAVPCNLLAEFAVAPATVLGFATLATAPVAMPVAKCIAWCASWPAGWIADIARTGASLPGAGVDWPGSWPGALLLALVTAALVLVGRRLVGRPWPVGICLVAFLLVVVQPPSVTRVITGWPPPGWRFVMCDVGQGDATVLAAGEGTGVVVDAGPDPTLIDRCLTTLGITRVPLVVLTHFHADHVAGLPGVLRGRTVGAIETTGYEEPVDQAEFVHREAAARRIPVTRAVAGEERRTGGLAWRVLWPPPDSGPVPEGPNDASVTMLVRSAGLTLLLLGDLEPPAQRDLLRSAAPADLRAVDVVKVAHHGSAYQDPDLIRAMAPRLALISVGSDNPYGHPAPGTVAALRAQGATVLRTDEDGAIAVAGTARELRVARD; encoded by the coding sequence GTGCACGCGGCCTCCGCGTCGCGGCTCGGGGTGGCGAATCCGAGGCAGGAAGGGCCGACGGATCTGCGGCTCGTGCCACCCGCGTTGGCCGCATGGGGGACGGCGGCGCTGATGCTGGACGCCTCGACCGGGTGGACCGCGGGTGTGGCGACGGTCTGCCTGGTCACGGGCGGGGCGCTGCTCATGACTCGACGCCGGAGCAGGACCCGCTCGGTCTGGACGCAGGTGTCCGTCGCCGCGATGCTGCTCTGCATCGCCGCGGCAGCCGCCTCGGCCGGGCTGCACGGGGCGGATCTGCGCCGTGGACCCGTTCCCGTCCTGGCACGCCACTACGCCCATGTGACCGCCGACATCGAACTCACCGCCGACCCGAGGCTCACCCGCCCCCGGATCAAGGGGAACCACGCCGCTCCGAGTGCCGTGGTCGTCGAGGCCGAGGTACGGCGGGTACGGGGGCCGGACGGGAGGACGACGGCCACGCGGACGCCGGTCCTGGTCATCGTCGACGTGTCATCGGGCAGGGGCAGAAGGAGTGGTCCGCCTTCGGCCCCCGGACGGGAAGCGCAAGCCCCGCCGGACGAGCGCGCCCGTTCGCCCTGGCTGTCGCTGCTGCCCTCCACGCGGGTACGGGTGGCCGCGCAGGCGGTGCCGGCGCTGGCCGGGGGCGACCGGGTCGCGGCCGTACTGCGGGTACGGGGCGGTGGCCCGCCCGAGGTGGTCGAGGAGCCGAGCGCGGCCCAGAGGCTCGCGGGGCGGCTGCGTGCCGGGCTGCGAGAGGCGACCGACGAACTGGAACCGGACGCAAGGGCCCTGCTGCCGGGCTTCGTGGTCGGCGACACGTCACGGGTACCGGCCGAGCTGGACGAGGCGTTCAAGGCCACGGACCTTACTCATCTACTGGCTGTAAGTGGAGCAAATTTCACTATCCTGCTTGCCCTGTTCATCGGGCCGCCCGGGCTCGCCCAGCGTGCCGAGCGGAGAGGGCTCGCGCCCCGGCTCGGGATCTCGTTGCGGGTGACCGCATTGGTCGGCGGCGCGCTGACGATCGGCTTCGTGATCGTGTGCAGGCCGGATCCGAGCGTGGTGCGGGCCGCGGCATGTGGGTCGATCGCGCTGCTGGCCATCGCGACAGGGCGCCGCAGGTCTCTCATTCCCGCGCTGGCGACTGCGGTACTGCTGCTGGTGCTGTACGACCCGTGGCTCGCCCGTAGCTACGGTTTCCTGCTCTCCGTCCTCGCCACCGGTGCCCTGCTCACCCTCGCTCCGCGCTGGAGTGCCGCGCTGCAGCGGCGCCGGGTGCCGCCGCGCCCGGCCGAGGCGCTGGCCGCGGCGGGGGCCGCGCAGGCGGTGTGCGCACCGGTCGTGGCCGTGCTGTCGGCCCATGTGAGCCTGGTGGCGGTGCCGTGCAACCTCCTGGCGGAGTTCGCCGTGGCGCCGGCCACCGTACTGGGGTTCGCCACGCTGGCGACCGCACCGGTGGCGATGCCCGTGGCCAAGTGCATCGCATGGTGCGCGAGTTGGCCCGCCGGGTGGATCGCGGACATCGCACGCACCGGAGCGTCCCTGCCCGGCGCGGGAGTGGACTGGCCGGGAAGCTGGCCGGGCGCGCTGCTGCTGGCCCTGGTCACGGCGGCTCTCGTACTGGTCGGGCGGCGGCTCGTGGGCCGCCCCTGGCCGGTCGGGATCTGCCTCGTGGCGTTCCTGCTGGTCGTGGTGCAGCCACCCTCGGTCACCAGGGTGATCACGGGGTGGCCGCCGCCCGGCTGGCGGTTCGTGATGTGCGACGTAGGTCAGGGCGACGCGACCGTGCTCGCGGCGGGCGAGGGCACGGGAGTGGTGGTCGACGCCGGTCCTGACCCGACGCTGATCGACCGCTGTCTGACGACCCTCGGCATCACCAGAGTGCCGCTCGTCGTCCTCACCCACTTCCACGCCGACCATGTGGCGGGGCTGCCCGGCGTACTGCGCGGGCGCACGGTCGGCGCGATCGAGACGACCGGGTACGAGGAGCCCGTCGACCAGGCCGAGTTCGTGCACAGGGAGGCCGCGGCCCGGCGTATCCCGGTGACGCGTGCCGTCGCCGGAGAGGAGCGGCGCACGGGCGGGCTCGCCTGGCGGGTGCTGTGGCCGCCACCGGACTCGGGGCCCGTCCCGGAGGGGCCGAACGACGCCAGCGTGACCATGCTCGTACGGTCCGCCGGACTGACCCTGCTGCTCCTCGGCGACCTCGAACCGCCCGCCCAGCGGGACCTGTTGAGATCGGCGGCGCCCGCTGACCTGAGAGCCGTGGACGTCGTGAAGGTCGCCCACCACGGGTCGGCGTACCAGGACCCGGACCTCATACGTGCGATGGCCCCACGCCTGGCGCTCATCTCGGTCGGCTCGGACAACCCTTACGGGCACCCGGCCCCCGGCACGGTCGCGGCGCTCCGGGCCCAGGGTGCCACGGTGCTGCGTACGGACGAGGACGGCGCGATCGCCGTCGCGGGGACGGCGCGGGAACTGCGAGTGGCGAGAGACTGA
- a CDS encoding arylamine N-acetyltransferase family protein — protein MYPAQLDAYLRRIGAERPARPTADALRELHLRHLRTVPFENLSIHLGEEIVLEEKRLLDKVVGEHRGGFCYELNGVFAALLAALGFDVALLAARVYGDEGRLGIPYDHLALRVRTVDGGEWLADVGFGAHSHYPLRFGERGEQKDPCGTFRVVGAEGEGEAREFGDLDVLWDGTPQYRLEVRPRALGDFGAGAWWHSTSPASHFTQSLVCSLVTEDGGRITLGGRRLTLTSPGGDREVTDLGTDEEILTVYRERFGVELRRVPEVRE, from the coding sequence ATGTATCCCGCACAGCTCGACGCCTACCTCCGCCGGATCGGGGCCGAGCGCCCCGCCCGGCCCACCGCCGACGCACTGCGTGAGCTGCATCTGCGCCATCTGCGGACGGTGCCGTTCGAGAATCTCTCGATCCACCTCGGAGAGGAGATCGTGCTGGAGGAGAAACGGCTGCTCGACAAGGTCGTCGGCGAGCACCGGGGAGGCTTCTGCTACGAACTGAACGGGGTGTTCGCGGCGCTGCTCGCGGCACTGGGCTTCGACGTGGCGCTGCTCGCGGCGCGGGTGTACGGCGACGAGGGCAGGCTCGGGATCCCGTACGACCATCTCGCGCTGCGGGTGCGGACCGTGGACGGCGGTGAATGGCTGGCCGACGTGGGGTTCGGGGCGCACAGCCACTACCCGCTGCGGTTCGGGGAGCGGGGTGAGCAGAAGGACCCGTGCGGCACGTTCCGCGTGGTCGGGGCGGAAGGGGAGGGGGAGGCACGGGAGTTCGGAGACCTGGATGTGCTGTGGGACGGCACACCGCAGTACCGGCTGGAGGTGCGCCCGAGAGCACTCGGCGACTTCGGAGCCGGAGCCTGGTGGCACAGCACGTCGCCGGCCTCGCACTTCACCCAGTCGCTCGTCTGCTCACTGGTGACCGAGGACGGAGGCCGGATCACCCTCGGCGGCCGTCGGCTCACCCTCACGTCCCCCGGAGGCGACCGCGAGGTGACGGACCTGGGCACGGACGAGGAGATCCTGACCGTGTACCGGGAGCGGTTCGGGGTGGAGCTTCGGCGGGTGCCCGAGGTTCGGGAGTGA
- the holA gene encoding DNA polymerase III subunit delta: MAKKTAHDDPLAPVTLAVGQEDLLLDRAVQEVVAAARAADADTDVRDLTPDQLQPGTLAELTSPSLFAERKVVVVRNAQDLSADTIKDVKAYLGAPAEEITLVLLHAGAAKGKGLLDAARKVGAREVACPKMTKPADRLAFVRGEFRALGRSATPEACQVLVDAIGSDLRELASAASQLVADVEGTIDEAVVGRYYTGRAEASSFEVADRAVEGRAAEALEALRWSLATGVAPVLITSALAQGVRAIGKLSSARGGRPADLARELGMPPWKIDRVRQQMRGWTPDGVAIALRAVAEADAGVKGGGDDPEYALEKAVVAVARAARARRGAA, translated from the coding sequence ATGGCCAAGAAGACCGCACATGACGACCCTCTCGCCCCCGTCACGCTTGCCGTGGGCCAGGAGGACCTCCTGCTCGACCGTGCCGTGCAGGAGGTGGTGGCCGCCGCCCGGGCCGCCGACGCCGACACGGACGTACGTGACCTGACTCCGGACCAGTTGCAGCCCGGCACGCTCGCCGAGTTGACGAGTCCGTCGCTCTTCGCGGAGCGCAAGGTCGTGGTCGTACGCAACGCGCAGGATCTCTCGGCCGACACGATCAAGGATGTGAAGGCGTATCTGGGGGCGCCCGCCGAGGAGATCACCCTTGTGCTGTTGCACGCGGGTGCGGCCAAGGGCAAGGGGCTGCTGGACGCCGCGCGCAAGGTGGGGGCGCGGGAGGTGGCGTGCCCGAAGATGACGAAGCCGGCGGATCGGCTGGCGTTCGTGCGGGGCGAGTTCCGGGCGCTCGGACGGTCCGCGACGCCTGAGGCGTGCCAGGTGTTGGTCGACGCGATCGGGAGTGATCTGCGGGAGCTTGCCTCGGCGGCCTCGCAGCTGGTCGCGGATGTCGAGGGGACGATCGACGAGGCCGTGGTCGGGCGCTACTACACCGGGCGGGCCGAGGCGTCGAGCTTCGAGGTCGCGGACCGGGCGGTCGAGGGTCGGGCCGCGGAGGCGCTGGAAGCGCTCAGGTGGTCGCTGGCGACCGGGGTGGCGCCGGTGTTGATCACCAGTGCGTTGGCGCAGGGAGTGCGGGCCATCGGGAAGCTGTCGTCCGCGCGGGGTGGGCGGCCGGCGGATCTCGCTCGGGAGCTGGGGATGCCGCCGTGGAAGATCGATCGGGTGCGGCAGCAGATGCGGGGGTGGACGCCGGACGGGGTGGCGATCGCATTGCGGGCGGTCGCGGAGGCGGATGCCGGGGTGAAGGGCGGGGGGGATGATCCCGAGTACGCGTTGGAGAAGGCGGTTGTGGCGGTTGCTCGGGCGGCTCGGGCTCGGCGAGGGGCTGCGTAG
- the rpsT gene encoding 30S ribosomal protein S20, with the protein MANIKSQIKRNKTNEKARLRNKAVKSSLKTAIRKAREATAAGDVEKATELQRAAARALDKAVSKGVIHKNQAANKKSALASKVATLKG; encoded by the coding sequence GTGGCGAACATCAAGTCCCAGATCAAGCGGAACAAGACGAACGAGAAGGCGCGCCTTCGCAACAAGGCCGTCAAGTCGTCGCTCAAGACCGCGATCCGCAAGGCCCGCGAGGCCACTGCCGCGGGTGACGTGGAGAAGGCCACCGAGCTGCAGCGCGCTGCCGCTCGTGCGCTCGACAAGGCCGTCTCCAAGGGCGTCATCCACAAGAACCAGGCCGCCAACAAGAAGTCGGCGCTTGCTTCGAAGGTCGCCACCCTCAAGGGCTGA
- the lepA gene encoding translation elongation factor 4 has protein sequence MPAIPSHVPEPSRTDPALIRNFCIIAHIDHGKSTLADRMLQLTGVVDQRQMRAQYLDRMDIERERGITIKSQAVRLPWAPTTDPGKTHILNMIDTPGHVDFTYEVSRSLAACEGTVLLVDAAQGIEAQTLANLYLAMENDLKIIPVLNKIDLPAAQPEKFSEELANLIGCDPEDVLKVSAKTGVGVDALLDKVVREVPAPVGVKDAPARAMIFDSVYDSYRGVVTYVRVIDGQLNKRERIRMMSTGATHELLEIGTNSPEMLGADGLGVGEVGYLITGVKDVRQSKVGDTVTSQQKGATEALGGYKDPKPMVFSGLYPLDGSDYPELREALDKLQLNDAALVYEPETSAALGFGFRVGFLGLLHLDVIRERLEREFGLDLIATAPNVVYRVVMEDGSEHVVTNPSEFPEGKINEVYEPVVRATILAPTEFIGSIMELCQTRRGTLLGMDYLSEDRVEIRYTLPLAEIVFDFFDQLKSKTRGYASLDYEPTGEQTSSLVKVDILLHGDKVDAFSAITHKDAAYAYGVRLVAKLRELIPRQAFEVPIQAAIGSRVIARETIRAIRKDVLAKCYGGDISRKRKLLEKQKEGKKRMKMVGSVEVPQEAFIAVLSSDDSAGGGKGKK, from the coding sequence GTGCCCGCGATCCCCAGCCATGTGCCCGAGCCGAGCCGTACCGACCCGGCGCTGATCCGCAATTTCTGCATCATCGCCCACATCGACCACGGCAAGTCCACGCTCGCCGACCGGATGCTCCAGCTGACCGGTGTGGTGGATCAGCGGCAGATGCGTGCTCAGTACCTCGACCGCATGGACATCGAGCGTGAGCGCGGCATCACCATCAAGTCCCAGGCGGTGCGTCTGCCCTGGGCGCCCACCACCGATCCGGGCAAGACGCACATCCTCAACATGATCGACACCCCGGGGCACGTCGACTTCACGTACGAGGTGTCGCGGTCGCTGGCGGCCTGTGAGGGCACCGTCCTGCTCGTCGACGCGGCTCAGGGCATCGAGGCGCAGACCCTCGCCAACCTGTACCTGGCGATGGAGAACGACCTCAAGATCATCCCGGTGCTCAACAAGATCGATCTGCCGGCCGCCCAGCCGGAGAAGTTCTCCGAGGAGCTCGCCAACCTCATCGGATGCGACCCCGAGGACGTCCTCAAGGTCTCCGCCAAGACGGGCGTGGGCGTCGACGCGCTGCTCGACAAGGTCGTACGCGAGGTGCCGGCGCCGGTCGGCGTCAAGGACGCGCCCGCCCGCGCCATGATCTTCGACTCCGTCTACGACTCCTACCGAGGTGTCGTGACGTACGTCCGTGTCATCGACGGGCAGCTCAACAAGCGTGAGCGGATCCGGATGATGTCCACGGGCGCCACGCACGAGCTGCTGGAGATCGGGACCAACTCGCCCGAGATGCTCGGCGCCGACGGCCTCGGCGTCGGCGAGGTGGGCTACCTCATCACCGGTGTGAAGGACGTCCGTCAGTCCAAGGTCGGTGACACCGTCACCAGCCAGCAGAAGGGGGCGACGGAGGCCCTCGGCGGATACAAGGACCCGAAGCCCATGGTCTTCTCCGGGCTCTATCCGCTGGACGGCTCCGACTACCCCGAGCTGCGCGAGGCCCTCGACAAGCTCCAGCTCAACGACGCCGCGCTGGTCTACGAGCCGGAGACCTCCGCCGCCCTCGGCTTCGGTTTCCGCGTCGGCTTCCTGGGGCTGCTGCACCTCGACGTGATCCGCGAGCGGCTGGAGCGCGAGTTCGGCCTCGACCTGATCGCCACCGCGCCCAACGTGGTCTACCGGGTCGTGATGGAGGACGGCAGCGAGCACGTCGTCACCAACCCGAGCGAGTTCCCCGAGGGGAAGATCAATGAGGTGTACGAGCCCGTCGTGCGCGCCACGATCCTCGCACCGACCGAGTTCATCGGCTCGATCATGGAGCTCTGCCAGACCCGGCGCGGCACCCTCCTCGGCATGGACTACCTCTCCGAGGACCGCGTCGAGATCCGCTACACCCTGCCGCTCGCCGAGATCGTCTTCGACTTCTTCGACCAGCTGAAGTCGAAGACGCGTGGTTACGCGTCGCTGGACTACGAGCCCACCGGCGAGCAGACCTCCAGCCTCGTCAAGGTCGACATCCTGCTGCACGGCGACAAGGTGGACGCCTTCTCGGCGATCACCCACAAGGACGCGGCGTACGCGTACGGGGTGCGGCTCGTCGCCAAGCTGCGCGAGCTGATTCCGCGGCAGGCCTTCGAGGTGCCGATCCAGGCCGCCATCGGCTCCCGCGTCATCGCCCGCGAGACGATTCGCGCCATCCGCAAGGACGTCCTCGCCAAGTGCTACGGCGGTGACATCTCCCGGAAGCGGAAGCTGCTGGAGAAGCAGAAGGAAGGCAAGAAGCGGATGAAGATGGTGGGCTCTGTGGAGGTTCCGCAGGAGGCCTTCATCGCCGTGCTGTCCAGCGACGACAGCGCGGGTGGCGGCAAGGGCAAGAAGTAG